The genomic region GGCACCCTTCCACTGCCAAGTGATGGGCTGTTTCCGCGTCGAGTGAAAAGAGCAACGGCCGGAGGAGCGTTTGGTAGAAATTCATCGCGGTCGTTTGAGAGCAAGGAGTTCAGGTGGTCGTCTTGAGCAGGTTTCTCGCACATTGTGCATCAAGGTGCACGCGTGACCCACTGCGCCGCGAAGCAATTGATTGAAGGACTTGACGATGCCTACCATTTACCCTCGGAACCGAAGTTCACGCATGCGTCGGAGGGTCTCGGTTCTCTGCCGGAGGATTCTCTGCATCTTTGTTCCGCCGGCGAGTGCGGTGAATACCGTGGACGTGGGTGGTTTCCAGGGTATTGATCGTGAATGATGGGGGGCCAGTTTACAATCCGCAGGAAAGGGATCTCATGAGAATCGAGTTGCGTTCAGTCTTCTACCCGAAGCCAGTCGATCCGGACGGTTACATTCGCCCGCACGAACTCTCGGTGATCTGTCGGTCAAGCGAGAGCGAGAATGGCGAGGTGGTCGCAGGTCGGTTGGCGGTCGATTACCTGGATATCTCGCGAGCCGAGGACGAGGGGATGAATGTCTGGGAAGTCTGTGATGCGGATTCGCAGGGGTGGCACAATGTCTGCTCGGCAATACTTGAGCCAACCGCTCCATTCGCCGAGTATCGGAAGGAACTGGGGATCGAGCATCCGGTGTTTGGTATGGCTCTCATTCATCGTGCCGCCATCCACTCGTCGATGCGTGATTGGCAGCAAATGATCTTCGACTCTGTGTCCAAGCTGTTCTCGGGAGAAACAGCGACGGTGATGTGGAGAGGGACGACCGACATGACGGATCGAGAACTCGCGAGCCTCGGGTTTCGGATCGTTGCCGGGGAAGACCTGTTGTTTCGTCCCAATGTGCTGAGAAGCGAGTATGAAACGGTGAACGATGACCGAGATCCAAACTTTGAATTGAAGGTCCCCCAAGAAGCCGCGGAGTATGTTCAACAGGAATGGGAAAGCATGGATCAAACAGACTTCGGTATCGATTGAGCTGGGTGGTGGCAGGCACCCGCAGCATGCGTTGCCGGAGCGGCGTCGCGTTGCTCCTTGGTCCGGCCTACTTTTCTGAGCAGGCCAGCAGGAGTCTTTCGGCATTGGAACTGTTTTGGCAAACGTCACTGTTCCCACGTCCAACCGGGGCGAACGCCCGAACGGCTCACATGGTTGTGTCCGATCATTCCTGCCCACCTGCTTAGGCTGGATCGGGGATGATCTTTCCGGTGCGGTCGTCGACTCGGTGCAGTTGGGTGATGTCTCCCATCGCTCCGTCGCTGGTTTTCAATGAGACCAACCAGTAGGGATCGTTGGGCACATTGGCGGCCACCATCGCTTGCAGGATCTCCAGGTCATGCACACCGTTCTCGCTGTAGAGCTTTGCGTAGAACTCCTTTTCCCGGCGGATTCGCTCGCGGTCAAACAGCACCGCCGAACACTTGGTGCCGGGGGGAATGTTGCCCAGGTGCTCGATCACGACCATGATCGCTGCCTTTTGATCCATCTCTCGTTTCGTCAACTTTGGCTCCTCAGTGAGTTTTGAAGGTGCGCCGGGTTGGAAACCCGACGCGTGAGTTTTGAAGTTGCGCTTTTTCGTTGAATGGCCAACGGCCAAGTTCAATCCAAAACGTGTGGGTTGATGTTGGCCGTTGCCCAACAAAACCGACTGCAAAAGTGCAACCTCAAAACTCACGCGCCTGCCAATCCAGTGGTCTGTCACAGCTAAAAGTTAGGGTTGATCGTAGTGGACGAGGCGACGAGTCCTTGGATTTGACGCCAGTTCAGGACTCGTTGCCTCGTCCACTACCCTCAGAATAAGTCGTGACAGAACACTACAGTCGTGGTTTGGGCGGTTGGACCGCGGGTTGCCAGGGGGCGATGCCGTCGAGCTTGGTCTCTCTTGAAAACACTTTGCTGCCGCAGGTGACGTACAGCGTGGACATGTTCTCGCCGGCGAGCACGCAGTTGGAGAGCTTGCCCGACAAACTGGGACGCGAAAGGATCAGATGGACTCGGCCAGGCGGGTCGATGATTTGAATGCCCAATTTGGTGGCGACCAAGAGTGACCCATCCTTGGTCATGGTGACTCCGTCGGCCCCGCCGATCATGTCGTCTTGCGGCGTGTGGACGTAACTGTAGGGCTGGCCGTACAAGAGTTGTCCCGTCGCGGCGTCGATTTTGTAGGACCACACGTAGCGGCCTTCTGCATCGACAACCATCAGAAATCGTCGGTCGGGTGTGACGATCAATCCGTTTGGTTTCTTGGGTCCTTTGCCGGCTTGGATTGGTTTGCCATCACCTCGGGGATTTCCATCGGCGTCGATCGGCAAGTACCAGACCGCTTGTTCGGTGGGACCGGTGAAGTAGATGCCATGTTCCAGCACAACCAAGTCGTTGCAGGAAACGCCCGAGCACAGATCAGTGCGTCGGCCATCGGGATCGATTCGTGTCACGGTCAGGGCTTTGTTTCGTGCGCAGTAGAGACGGCCGGCCGCGTCGTACATCAACGCGCTAACGCCCGGCAGGTCGTCAACAAACTTGGTCGCCTTGTTCGTGTCGGCAGCGATCTTCCAGATTTCGCCTCGTGGCCCATCGATGAAGGACACGTCGCCGTTGGGCGCGACGGCGGGGCCTTCGGTGTATTTGTGGCCTTCACTGACCAGTTTCCACGATTCGCCTTCGATCAAGCGGTCTTTGATTTCAGGATGTTCTGAAACGTTGGTTTCGATGGGACGATCGAAGTCTTTCCACAGCCATTTCATTGCATCGGGAAAGATCGCTGCGCCGTGTTTGCCGTTGTGGCCGCCCTCACCCCAGACGTTTTTGACTTGGTAACCAGCCCACTGCAGCGATGCCAGCATCGTTTGATTCGCGTGCCACCAACTGCCGCCGTAGATGTTCAAGTCATTGCTGCCGTCTTGCAGGAAGACTCGCAGCGGTTTGGGTTCGTGTTTGCGAACCAGGGTCGGGTATTCGTTTCCGCCTCGCAGCCCGACGTAGGTGCCAACGGTGCTGAAGACTCGGCGGAACTGATCACTCCGGTGCCAGGCAACACCGAACGCCGCGATCGCGCCGCTACTGCTGCCACCGAGGGCTCGCAGGTTGGGATCGTCGGTGATCGCATAGGATTTGCGGACTTCGGGGATCAATTCATCGATCAGGAACGAAGCGTAGCGATCGCTCACGGTGTCGTATTCAAAGCTGCGATTGAAACGATCCTGAGCCCCCTCGCCACCGGGAACGACACCGGGGTTCACGCAGACGGCAATCGTGACCGGCATTTCGCCGCGATGAATCAGGTTGTCGAAGACATGGTGCAATCGATACTCGCCCTTTTCGCGGACGTACTTGGCGCCGTCTTGCATGACCATCAACGCGGCCGGGGAGGACTCGTCGTATTGGGCGGGCACGTAAACGAAGTAGTCCCGTTCGGTGCCTGGATAGACCGTGCTGTCGGTGAATCGATGGGCCGTCACCACTCCACGGGGAACGCCTTCCTTCGCCACGGTGTCGGGGTGAACTGGATAGCTCTCTTGGGCCAACGTCACCATCGCAGGCAGCAGGAGCAAGATGAACGAGATTCGTGCACTGGCTCCTGAGAGGAATCTGGCCCCGGCGAGGAATGGGGTGAAGGATCTGGCTGGTCGTGATTGGGCGCAGCGGTGAATTGCGAATGTCATGTCAATTCGTGGATGGGGGGAGAATGTTCTGGGGAGAGTTGGAGGGGGCCACCAAGATAGTCGAGGCGAGGCGGTTTTGCTTCGCGGTGGCAAACGGGGATGCGTCGTGCCATGGGCGATTTCGGACATTTCAGAAGTTTTCTCGGTCATAAACTGGACCGTCTTGTTAAGTAACGGTGTGAGCACTTCTCTGGACGGAGGATGGAATGGACGAAACCGCACGACAGGCAACTCGGCAATGGACACTGGCACAGCCCGCTGTTTCGGCGTTTGTGACGTCGATGGTTCGTGATTTCCGTGATCGCGATGATGTGCTGCAGGAAGTCGCCGTCGCTGTGATCGAGTCGTATGACTCCTATGATCCTGAGCTTCCGTTCGTGCCTTGGGCGATTGGTGTCGCTCGGAATCAGTTGAGTTTGTACATGCGAAACCGGCGGAAAGACCGTTTGGTGTTCGACGACGATGCGATCGCTTGCTTGGCGATCGCGGTTCCAACCGTGGCTCAACAAGAATCAGCGAAACTGGATTTCGTCACGGAATGCCTGGGCGGTTTGGAGAACCGTGCTCGTCACCTGTTCGAGTTGCGATATCAGAAAGACATGAAGCCCGCGGCCATTGCCGAACGAGTGGACATGTCAGCGAATTCCGTCGCCAAGGCGCTCCAACGAATTCGAGATCGCGTGAGAGCATGTGTTGAACGCAAGAGTCTGGAGGCGATGTCATGAGCCTTGCCATCGGAAATTTGATTGACGGCTACCTGGACGAATCGCTGTCGCAGGAACAATTTCAGCAACTGAATCAGTGGATCAAGTCCGACCCGCTGCACGCCCAGCGATTCGCCTCGGCGATGTTGCTGCATGATCGGCTTCGCAATGAATTCACGACGAAGGAATTCACGACGAACGAGTTCATGGCTGAGCATTCCATGAGCGGGCAATCGACAGCCGGGCAATCCACGGTCAATGATCCACGGCCCGAGCAAGCAGACGAGCGGCCCAACGTGGTCACTCCAACCAGTCACTCTAGAAACGTTTGGGGGCGATCCGCGATTGCATTGGCGACGACCGCGTGCCTGGTGTTGATCAGCGTGGCTTTGCTTTGGAATGGCTTGGGGACCACTTCGGCATCCGCAGCGGTGATGGAACTCAATCGCATCATCGCGGCCAACCGCCTGTCATTGGATCGGACGTTCTTGATTTCGGTAGAAGAGAGCGCGACTCAAAAAGATCTAAGACGCGATTCGCCGGAGCATCGACGCCCGCTGAAGCCTTCTTTGGACAACGCGATTTTGGATGTTCGAGGTTCGGATCAGTTCGTGTTGAAGCGGGAAGTGGAGCCAGGTGTCTACTTCGTCACGGGCAGCAATGGCGCGACCAGTTGGGCGGTTCGTCCGGACGGACCGGTTCGCCTGAGCAACGACCTGACGCGATTCCATCGAGACCTTCCCGGACACGAACGATCGCTACCGATCAACAACATCGAAGACGGTTTGGACGCTTTGCACACAGCCTATGAGTTGAAATTGTTGTCGGTAGAAGGCCAAACAAACGAGGTCCACGAACAGGACGTCGAAGCCAACACGGCGACCAGCCGGCGGATGGTGGCGATCAAGAAGCGAGGCTTCCTAGGGCCGGAACGAGTTGAAATTCTTTACACCGCATCCAGTGGCCAAATTCGTGAGATGCGATTTGTCGACATGCCCTACGGACGGAACATCGTCACGTTGAAGATGACACTGATGGAGGAACAGACGTTTGCTGCGGACCATTTTGATCATGAATCCCATCACGACCCGAAACGCATTGTGGAGTTTGAATAGATGAACAGGAAACGAATTCTAAAACCCGCCTTGGGCTTGGCCGCACTCGTTTGCGTGACCGCCGTCACCAGTTTCGTTTGGATGCAGGCGGGCTACAGCCAGGGAGAGAGTCGCGGCAAGGTTGGCAAGCCGCGAATCAGTGACACGGTGCAGGCGAACATGTACGCCGACAACTGGTTCATCATGTACATCAATGGCGAGCTTGTCGCGGTCGACTCCATCCAGTTCATGCCGCACAACGTCATCTCCGTTGACATCCTTCCGGACTACCCGATGACGATTGCTGTGATGGCCAAGGACAATGCCGACGCCAAAACGGGAATGGAGTATGCCAACACGAGCATTGGCGACGGCGGGTTCATCTTGAAGTTTGGCGATGGCACGGTGACCAACGCCGACTGGAAAGCCAAGGCCTTTTCTCGAGGCCCCATCGATCGAGACACCAAGAACCCGCGGGTTGAAAACACTCCCATCCCGGAAGACTGGTACGCGGTCGATTTTGATGATGAATCGTGGGACCAAGCGACGGAGTACACGCAGGCGCAGATCGATCCGAAGGAACCGTTCTTCGAGCACGACTTTGAGGGCGCGCGTTTCATTTGGACGGAAGATGTCGAGATCGACAACACCGTCATTTTTCGACATGTCGTGACCACACCGCCGGACGGGAAAGCTCGCCCTGACTTTTCCAATTTGAACGACATCGTTCCGAGTGGGCCTCGTCGAAGACCTCGTTGACCCCTTCCGAACCATCCTTGAAATGAATGCCATGCTCATGTACTCACGATCACTCATCTCCGCGATTGCGAGCCTGCTTTGTCTGATGGCGACCGCCCACGTCGCCGCCCACGAAGGCGGGCATCACGGGCATTCACACTCGTCCGCTCAATCAAGAACTTGGTCGATCGCATCAAATGGATCGTACCTGCACGGGTCGTTTGTTTCAGCGAGGGATGGCGAGGTTCAAATCCGCCGTGAGGATGGAGCACTCACGGACATCGCGATCGAACGTCTGGTTGCTGCAGACCAAGCCTGGGTTCGGGACCGAATGGAAGAGATTCAAACTCTCAATCGGCAGCACGCGATTCGGCTCGTGGCGGTGAACCAACCGGTGCAAGCTAGCTCAGAGAATGCTGCGACGAACGAGACGATGCCAGCGATCGGGGCGCACTTCCAGCCCTTTGAGAAGTTGTTGCAGCTTCGCTGGGACAAGGACTTTCTCTATGTCGGTTCCAATGGGTTGCCGGAACATCCAATGATGATTGGCATTCGTTCGTGGCAGCAACAGGTGCCGATCCCGCAGAAGTACCTCGGGAACAATGCGTGGCAGATTCCGTTGCATCCGGTTCCCGCAAAGAATCCGATGTCGACCAAGAACGATTTTCTGCGTGGTGCGATTGCTCTGGCCGTCAACGGCGTGCCGATCTTCAACCCGCTGAACAATCGTGGTGATGATGCCTACTTGTTTGGCGAGCTGGATGAATACGGTGGTCATTGCGGTCGCGGGGATGATTACCACTACCATATCGCTCCGGTTCATCTGGAGGAAACAACAGGAAAAGGCCAGCCGATTGGCTATGCTTTGGACGGTTATCCGATCCTTGGTTATCAGGATGCGAAGGCGAGTGATTTTGCACCGCTCGATGATCTCGGCGGGCACAAGGATGCCTCCGGCAACTACCACTATCATGCCCAGCCAACCTACCCGTATTTGAATGGTGGCTTTTACGGGGAAGTGACCCAGCGTGGCGGTCAGGTGGATCCGCAACCGCGTGCCGAACCGATTCGTCCTGATCTGCGACCGCTGCGTGGTGCCGTGATCACGGGATTCAGCAAGACGGGCAATCGTTTTGAGTTGGTGTACGACGTGGAAGGCCGACAGGGATCGGTGACCTATGTCGTCAAAGACAATAGCACGGTCGACTTCACGTTCCAGGAACCATCGGGTGAAACGCGAAGCGAAACCTATCGCAGTCGCATGGGCAAACCGTTTCTTCCGCAAGCC from Rhodopirellula islandica harbors:
- a CDS encoding SMP-30/gluconolactonase/LRE family protein, which gives rise to MLLLPAMVTLAQESYPVHPDTVAKEGVPRGVVTAHRFTDSTVYPGTERDYFVYVPAQYDESSPAALMVMQDGAKYVREKGEYRLHHVFDNLIHRGEMPVTIAVCVNPGVVPGGEGAQDRFNRSFEYDTVSDRYASFLIDELIPEVRKSYAITDDPNLRALGGSSSGAIAAFGVAWHRSDQFRRVFSTVGTYVGLRGGNEYPTLVRKHEPKPLRVFLQDGSNDLNIYGGSWWHANQTMLASLQWAGYQVKNVWGEGGHNGKHGAAIFPDAMKWLWKDFDRPIETNVSEHPEIKDRLIEGESWKLVSEGHKYTEGPAVAPNGDVSFIDGPRGEIWKIAADTNKATKFVDDLPGVSALMYDAAGRLYCARNKALTVTRIDPDGRRTDLCSGVSCNDLVVLEHGIYFTGPTEQAVWYLPIDADGNPRGDGKPIQAGKGPKKPNGLIVTPDRRFLMVVDAEGRYVWSYKIDAATGQLLYGQPYSYVHTPQDDMIGGADGVTMTKDGSLLVATKLGIQIIDPPGRVHLILSRPSLSGKLSNCVLAGENMSTLYVTCGSKVFSRETKLDGIAPWQPAVQPPKPRL
- a CDS encoding sigma-70 family RNA polymerase sigma factor produces the protein MDETARQATRQWTLAQPAVSAFVTSMVRDFRDRDDVLQEVAVAVIESYDSYDPELPFVPWAIGVARNQLSLYMRNRRKDRLVFDDDAIACLAIAVPTVAQQESAKLDFVTECLGGLENRARHLFELRYQKDMKPAAIAERVDMSANSVAKALQRIRDRVRACVERKSLEAMS
- a CDS encoding YHYH protein encodes the protein MNAMLMYSRSLISAIASLLCLMATAHVAAHEGGHHGHSHSSAQSRTWSIASNGSYLHGSFVSARDGEVQIRREDGALTDIAIERLVAADQAWVRDRMEEIQTLNRQHAIRLVAVNQPVQASSENAATNETMPAIGAHFQPFEKLLQLRWDKDFLYVGSNGLPEHPMMIGIRSWQQQVPIPQKYLGNNAWQIPLHPVPAKNPMSTKNDFLRGAIALAVNGVPIFNPLNNRGDDAYLFGELDEYGGHCGRGDDYHYHIAPVHLEETTGKGQPIGYALDGYPILGYQDAKASDFAPLDDLGGHKDASGNYHYHAQPTYPYLNGGFYGEVTQRGGQVDPQPRAEPIRPDLRPLRGAVITGFSKTGNRFELVYDVEGRQGSVTYVVKDNSTVDFTFQEPSGETRSETYRSRMGKPFLPQADSSGTEGGPDADQTSRLKVTSPAFAAGNELPLEFTGDGAGESPPIAWSKGPEGTQCYALNLWHTPGPGDMKSYWLVYDIPADVTSLPQNASGIGTVGINDKGHAGYDPMKSKGPGVKQYHLTVYALSEKPTFSTDQVTRADLLESISDITLAQGTLDFQYTRSRSGSSMILIGSAIVAAVAGAWLGLKKFTAPRVAC